In Candidatus Methanomethylicota archaeon, the genomic window AGATTGGGAGGCTTGTGGAAAACGTAAACATGCTAAGAGAACAACTGAAGAGAGATGGACTAATATTCGAACTCCCAGAAATAACGAAGCCAGCCATGCTTGAAACAGCAAAACACGTAACACTACCAGCAATAAAAGGATTCCTAAAAGGACTAATAGAAGCATAAACCCAATATACTAATCGGGATGCGTATAGCTTTAATAGTTTCACGTTCTTATTTAATGCCATACCAACTGGCTTCCTCTTTCACTTCGTAAAATTCTTCATCATCTGAAAGAATTCCTGCATAAATCAGAATCGGTATGATGAAGAAGAATATTGGAAGTAAGTAAATGTTTTCGAGGAGTATTGTTAGAGTGAGGCCAATTATTGCGCTTATCAGCGATATAATGGATGCCTTTGAAATTCGTTTATCATGCTCCTCTTTAAGCATTCTATACTTCTCACGAAGACCACTTGGCGGATCTTTTGGACCAAAGACTGCTGCCGTAATCATTGCCGATGTTTTTGTAGCACATTTCAAGACTTCATCTTCATCATAGATCCATTGAATATTTGATAGTACATTTTCTATAAATTTCGGGGAAGAGACACTTACCATGAAACCTTCATCGATGGCATTCCTCAGCATAAATAAAGTCTCACCCTTAAAAGATGCCACTTTCCCCTCGAGGTGCTGATGAGATTTTCGTAACTCTCTAGTTCTTGGAGATGGTATGAAAGCATCTTGAATAAAATGTAGAGCTATACCTAAATTTTGAAGACATGCTTGGATATAACCATTAATGTATGCCTCCCTTGCTCTCTTAACATAATCAAGTATCGTATAATATTGGAGATAATGATGCTTATAACGTGGATGCCTCCGCCTCCATCTATCAGGCTCCACAACTGCCCTAATGAATACTTTTTCATAATTTTTAGGTAAATTCAACTTTTTAAACAATTCTTTAGCAATCTGAACATGAACCTCTTTACGCATTAATAAAAATTATAGAAAAATCGATTTAAAGATTTAACTTTACAATTCAAATACACAAATCTTTAAGTTTAAGCTGATAATACATCGAAGCTCCTCATTTATTTTATGAGAATTCCAGCCTATCTATCCGACCCTTTTTAACATTTTGATCTTCGCTAAAACTCTGCAAAATTAACACATAAACATGCAACAAATTTTAACGATATATGTCAATGATTAAAACTCAGAAAATATAAACTCGACTTGCTTATCATTTACCTACAAAAGGAAGCTTTAACTTGTCTACAGATTCTCTCCATAAGTTGGTTAGTACATACATTTTAATCAATTGAGGTATTGATATGAAATCGCATCTACCCATAATAATATTTAGCCCAGGCATTTTGATTAGCTCCCTATATTCACGTTCTCTATCTTCGGTTGCCACTACAAACATCTTAGCATTAAGTTCAATAACGCTTAAAAGCCTAACTAAAGCTTCTTTCATATTGCCACCAATAACTATCTCAAAAACGTAAAAAGCTTCTCCTGATCTATGCCATATAACATCAACTCTACTCAAGGAATTGATCACCAGCATATCTCTTCAAGTAATCCTTATCCATATCAGCTAACTCTTTAAGGCTGATATTATCACATGTTCGTGAAGGATCAGCCGTATAAGTGTGAAATCCAAGCTGCTTACCTATTCTAAGCAACATCAGCTCAACACATTCATGAGTTATAGAAAATGATAGCTTTGCTGACTCAAGAACCTTCTTCAATGAATTCTCAATACTATTAATTCCATCTAAGGGTGAAGGCGGCTTAGCTGGAACCAGTTCACTAATGATTTTTCGAGCTTCCTCCTCCCTAATTTGTTTTAATCCTCCTATCCTAGCACCTGCAATATAATTTGATGTAACTCTACGTTTTTCCCACTCATCTTGTGGAAGACAATATTCAACGTCAAATTCAAATCTATATGGCCATATAACTCTTCTCTCTTCAATTTCACGAGGCCAAAGCGGCTTATCTTGCCTAAACTTTGTTCTAACAACACCATAACCAATAACGCCACTAACAGGCTTATTTGCATAAAATAAGATGTAATCGCCACTGGACAATTTCTTCCACTGAGTAAACTTCCCATTAGTCACACCCCAGATCTTCCCTATCTCAAAAGCAACCTTCCAATACTCAGGAGGACCAGAAGCGATCCAAAATTTCGGCATAACAACTTCTACAAATGAATATGTCAAACAGAAATTATATAAAACTTTACCAATAAAAACTCAAAGTTATTAAAAAACAATTAACAATTGCATATACAGAAATTCAATAAATACTTAAACTAGCATTAAACATTCCTCTCATAAACCAACTATAATAGATATCTCTAATGATAAACTATCATTTAGACCTTTTAATAACAGAGATGAATTGATGATCGCTTCAAGAAACATAGTGGTAATAACATTGTTTCAATGTTCTTCCACATTAACTGGTTTCATTAATTCATTATAATAGAACAAAGCATACTCATAGTACTAAAAATCACCTTAAGCTCAATTGTTTTCAAGCCCTATATATCTTGGTGAAATATAATGTACATTGTTAAGTTCTCACAGTGACAGCAAGTCTCTCTTTTGGGAATTCTCCGGGGTTTATTTTGTGTAGCCAGTCTCTTACCCTCTGCCTATATTCAAGTGCTGCATTTGCTATTTTTTCGATGTCCTTTTTATCGAATGTTTTGTTTGGGAATAGGAGTTTTAGTAAGCCGCTCATGATCTTCTTCACGCTCTTTTCATCTCTTATCTTGAAGTTTTCTGAGAGATCTATGTGTTTGGAGACCATGCTGACAAGGCTTTCCTTCCTCATGGAGTGTAAGGCTTCTGCAAAGTAGTCTGAAGCTATCCCATAGCCTTTTGATAGGTGATACTTTGCTTGAGATATTTTTGGAAGTTCCCATCCTGGTATGAGTCCATGCACCCTATCTATGAAGGCTGAGTCTCTCATGGGCTCTGGAAGTACATAGGTTAAGTCTTCTACGGGTATATAGCCTTCGGAAACCATTTCAACCGATATGTTACCCATAAACACTAGTGATGCATCGGAGACAGCCTTCTTATCACCCCTTTCGAACACACCACTCTCCATATAATCCTTAAGTTTACCCATCATTTCATCGGGGTTTGGAAACCTCACCTTACTAACTTCATCAAAGACA contains:
- a CDS encoding EVE domain-containing protein — protein: MTYSFVEVVMPKFWIASGPPEYWKVAFEIGKIWGVTNGKFTQWKKLSSGDYILFYANKPVSGVIGYGVVRTKFRQDKPLWPREIEERRVIWPYRFEFDVEYCLPQDEWEKRRVTSNYIAGARIGGLKQIREEEARKIISELVPAKPPSPLDGINSIENSLKKVLESAKLSFSITHECVELMLLRIGKQLGFHTYTADPSRTCDNISLKELADMDKDYLKRYAGDQFLE